From a region of the Nothobranchius furzeri strain GRZ-AD chromosome 12, NfurGRZ-RIMD1, whole genome shotgun sequence genome:
- the nfkb2 gene encoding nuclear factor NF-kappa-B p100 subunit isoform X3, which translates to MTEATFNYENDLNFMVYDCIPPVDIKTEPYIPETAHGPYVQIIEEPKQRGFRFRYECEGPSHGGLPGASSEKNRRTYPTVKINNYVGHARVEVQLVTHIDPPRVHAHSLVGRHCNENGMCTLDIGPNDLTASFSNLGILHVTKKGVVEVLTRRLREEKKRQRGMHCHLTDAEETSIMKEAKELGKSMDLNIVRLRFTAYLQDSNGGFTRALKPVVSNPIYDSKSPNASNLKISRMDKTCGSVLGGDEIFLLCDKVQKDDIEIRFYEEDDEGGWEAFGDFSPTDVHKQYAIVFKTPAYHSAEIERPATVFLQLRRKKAGDSSDPKPFTYIPQVQDKEEVLRKKQKLLPHYESWRGGGEAGGRGGGAGGFGGAAGGTGGGFQFYQQTNGGSGGGAGPFYAESFMGFNSGGGAQMSGSTPQTEVSQQRSDGQMSLPLQQQLLQIAATLSCRASQSARQTAAALLQYCSTGDAKVLLALQRHLCGIQDTNGDTPLHLAIIHQQTTVIQQLIQTLLSTQQNRVLNTANHLQQSPLHLAVITRQPKVTELLLRAGADPSLVDKDGRTPLHLAALGGDTDILRLLLTHLGESHTHLINTTDYHGLQPLHLAVKRDGESCLRLLVEGGAKINAQELKSGHTALHLAVRENLFKVACTLITELKADVNTCTFGGNTALHLASSLGSPTFCAMLIAAGADKTMENDEPLFFSSSSDEEETEPMSEGLSERVAAAQPIKSRKRSSGGHTPLDLATCQKVRNVLINRQSPRSSHRSAKKIRPSSSEVPDFEHSALDEDTLSRLVEVLSVGDVSWMNLAEKLGMMTLTHLYQDSPTPCQQLLQHYKVGGGPVEVLMEALKSLGLTEGVRLLRSTQLQDDKHNTDATVDSGFSSQPMEDQEEEPAVANQ; encoded by the exons ACACGGTGGGCTTCCTGGGGCCTCCAGTGAGAAGAACCGGAGAACCTACCCAACTGTGAAG ATAAATAACTATGTGGGTCACGCTCGGGTGGAGGTGCAGCTGGTGACCCACATTGACCCACCTCGGGTCCATGCACACAGCTTGGTAGGACGCCACTGCAACGAAAATGGGATGTGCACGCTGGACATCGGCCCCAATGACCTCACAGCCTC GTTCAGTAATCTGGGGATCCTTCACGTGACCAAGAAAGGAGTTGTCGAGGTTCTGACCAGAAGGTTGAGGGAGGAGAAGAAGAGACAGAGAGGAATGCACTGTCACCTGACAG ACGCTGAAGAAACCTCCATAATGAAAGAGGCCAAGGAGCTGGGGAAGAGCATGGACCTGAACATAGTCCGGCTGAGGTTCACCGCCTACCTGCAGGACAGCAACGGGGGCTTCACTAGAGCTTTGAAACCTGTTGTGTCCAACCCAATCTACGACAGCA AGTCACCCAACGCCTCCAACCTGAAAATCTCCAGGATGGATAAGACCTGCGGCTCAGTTCTGGGAGGAGACGAGATCTTTCTGCTCTGCGACAAAGTCCAGAAAG ATGACATAGAGATCCGTTTCTATGAGGAGGACGACGAAGGCGGCTGGGAGGCATTCGGGGACTTCTCACCCACCGATGTTCATAAACAG TACGCCATCGTGTTTAAAACACCAGCCTATCACAGCGCAGAGATTGAGCGGCCTGCCACCGTCTTCCTACAACTCAGGAGGAAGAAGGCCGGCGACAGCAGCGATCCCAAACCGTTCACCTACATCCCTCAGGTCCAAG ataaagaggaggtGCTAAGGAAGAAGCAGAAGCTGCTGCCTCACTATGAATcctggagaggaggaggagaggcagGAGGAAGAGGCGGAGGAGCAGGGGgctttggaggagctgcaggaggaacaggaggag GTTTCCAGTTCTATCAGCAGACAAACGGAGGTTCGGGTGGAGGAGCCGGACCTTTTTATGCAGAAAGCTTCATGGGTTTTAACTCGGGGGGAGGAGCTCAGATGTCAGGCTCCACCCCTCAGACAGAAGTCTCCCAACAGCGAAGTGATGGGCAGATGAGTTTGcccctgcagcagcagctgcttcAAATCG CGGCGACACTCAGCTGTCGAGCGTCTCAGAGTGCTCGGCAGACAGCTGCTGCCCTGCTGCAGTACTGCAGCACTGGGGATGCCAAAGTCCTTCTTGCCCTGCAGAGACACCTGTGTGGCATCCAGGACACCAATGGAGACAC TCCGTTACACCTCGCCATCATCCACCAGCAGACCACCGTCATCCAGCAGCTGATCCAAACCCTGCTGAGCACCCAGCAGAATCGTGTTCTGAATACAGCAAACCACctgcagcag TCTCCTCTCCATCTGGCGGTGATCACACGTCAGCCAAAGGTGACAGAGCTTTTGTTGAGGGCAGGGGCCGACCCTAGCCTCGTGGACAAAGACGGCCGCACCCCATTACACCTGGCAGCTTTGGGTGGAGACACAGACATTCTCCGTCTCCTGCTGACTCACCTTGGAGAAAGCCACACACACCTGATCAATACAACGGATTACCACG GTCTTCAGCCACTCCACCTAGCTGTGAAGAGGGATGGTGAGAGCTGCCTCCGACTGCTAGTGGAAGGCGGGGCCAAAATCAATGCCCAGGAGCTGAAGAGTGGACATACGGCGCTGCACCTGGCTGTCAGAGAAAACCTCTTCAAGGTTGCCTGCACACTCATAACAGAG CTGAAGGCTGACGTTAACACCTGCACCTTTGGTGGAAACACCGCACTACACCTGGCTTCCAGCCTGGGTTCGCCAACGTTCTGCGCTATGCTCATTGCAGCAG GTGCTGATAAGACCATGGAGAACGATGAACCGCTCTTCTTCAGCTCCTCCTCAGATGAGGAGGAAACAGAACCAATGAGTGAGGGGCTTTCAGAGCGAGTTGCTGCCGCACAGCCAATCAAATCTCGGAAGAGGTCTTCAGGAGGACACACACCTCTAGATCTCGCTACATGTCAGAAG GTGCGGAATGTTTTGATTAACCGTCAGAGTCCAAGGTCCAGTCATCGCAGTGCCAAGAAGATCAGACCGAGCAGCAGTGAAG TTCCAGATTTTGAGCATTCAGCGCTGGACGAGGACACTTTGTCCCGGCTGGTGGAGGTTCTGAGTGTAGGAGATGTTTCTTGGATGAATCTGGCTGAGAAACTGGGAATGATGACGTTGACCCATCTGTACCAGGACAGCCCGACTCCATGCCAACAGCTGCTGCAGCATTATAAG gtggGTGGAGGTCCTGTTGAGGTTTTGATGGAAGCTCTTAAGTctttgggtctgacagaaggagtCCGACTGCTGAGGAGCACCCAGCTACAAGatgacaaacacaacacag